In Nocardia yunnanensis, one DNA window encodes the following:
- a CDS encoding VOC family protein, which yields MPIQRLNHAVLFVSDVERSAAFYADVLGFRRLQGFPGAVFLQAEGSANDHDLGLFQSPDPSVAHRTGRVGLYHLAWEVDTLRELQRVRDALEAAGALRGASDHASTKALYAADPDGIEFEVCWLVPDAAVEAELSAMTAPSVPLDLPGLIAKYGADTPGGPRTDHEVWRRVFADRP from the coding sequence ATGCCGATCCAGCGTCTCAATCACGCCGTCCTGTTCGTCTCCGACGTGGAGCGCTCCGCCGCCTTCTATGCCGACGTGCTCGGCTTCCGGCGGTTGCAGGGTTTCCCGGGCGCGGTGTTCCTGCAGGCGGAAGGTTCGGCCAACGATCACGATCTGGGGCTGTTCCAGTCGCCGGACCCGTCGGTCGCGCACCGCACCGGCCGGGTCGGGCTCTATCACCTGGCCTGGGAGGTGGACACATTGCGCGAATTGCAGCGGGTCCGTGACGCGTTGGAGGCGGCGGGCGCGCTGCGCGGCGCGTCGGATCACGCCTCCACCAAGGCGCTCTACGCCGCCGACCCGGACGGCATCGAATTCGAGGTCTGCTGGCTGGTTCCCGACGCCGCGGTCGAGGCGGAGCTCTCGGCCATGACCGCGCCGAGCGTGCCGTTGGACCTGCCGGGCCTCATCGCGAAGTACGGCGCGGACACGCCGGGCGGTCCGCGCACCGATCACGAGGTGTGGCGACGCGTGTTCGCCGACCGCCCCTGA